In Streptomyces sp. Li-HN-5-11, the sequence TGGAGGTCCTCGCCTGGCGAGAGCGCCCCACCGCTCCCGGCGATCGCCTGTGGGAAGCCTCCCTCGAGGGCCGCCGCGCCTTCCTGAACACCGTCGACCACCTCATCGCCCGGGGGATCGCATGACCACCACCGTCGTTCCCGCCCGCGCACCCTGGTCCGCGATCGTGGCGAAGGGCCGTCATCTGACCATCACCGACCTCCGCGGCAATCAGGCCGTGGACTTCCTCGTCTACGACGCCCACGACACCTCCGTGCGCTACAGCGCCCCCGACACCATCCACGCCCAGGGCAACATCTTCCTCACCAGCGGCAGCGTGCTGCTGTCATGCGAACACACGCCACTGATGACCGTGGTGGAGGACACCTGCGGCCGGCACGACACGGTCGGCGGCGCTTGCTCCAAAGAGTCCAACACCCTGCGCTACGGCCACCACACCTGGTCACAGCACGCCTGTGTGGACAACTTCCTCGCCGAAGGCGCCAAGTACGGCCTGGGCAAGCGAGATCTGGTGAGCAACGTCAACTGGTACATGAACGTCCCCGTGGAGGCGGACGGAACGCTCGGCATCGTGGACGGCATCTCAGCGCCCGGCCTGAAGGTCGTGCTGCGCGCCGAGACGGATGTGCTGGTTCTCGTCTCCAACTGCCCGCAGATCAACAACCCCTGCAACGGGTTCGACCCGACGCCTGTCGAGGTGACGATCTCATGACGCCCGGCACCTTCGACACACTGCTCGTCGCCAACCGGGGCGAGATCGCGGCCCGGATCCTCCGCACCGCCCGCCGTCTGGGCCTGCGTACCGTCGCCGTCTACTCCGATCCCGACCGCGCGGCGCCCCACGTCCGGCTGGCCGACGAGGCCGTCCGGCTCGGGCCCGCCCCCGCCAAAGCCAGCTACCTGAACGTGGCGGCGGTGCTCCGGGCTGCCCGCAGCACCGGCGCGGGGGCCGTCCACCCCGGGTACGGCTTCCTGTCCGAGGACGCCGGGTTCGCGCGGCGTTGCGAGGCCGCCGGTCTGGTCTTCGTCGGTCCGACGCCGCGGCATCTGGACCTGTTCGGCACCAAGCACACCGCTCGGGCGGCTGCCGAGGCCGCCGGGGTGCCGTTGCTGCCGGGCACCGGACTGCTCGACGACCTGCCCGCCGCCCTCGAAGCCGCTGACCGGCTCGGCTACCCGGTGATGCTGAAGGCGACCGGCGGGGGCGGCGGCATCGGCATGCGGGCCTGCCACTCCCCCGTCGAACTCACCGACGCCTGGGAGCAGGTCCACCGGGTCGCGTCCGCGTCCTTCTCGACCGCCGGGGTGTTCCTCGAGCGGCTCGTGGAGCGCGCCCGCCACGTCGAGGTCCAGGTCTTCGGCGACGGGCACGGCCGTGTCGTCACCCTCGGGGACCGGGACTGTACGCTCCAGCGCCGCAACCAGAAGGTGCTGGAGGAGGCGCCCGCACCAGGGCTGCCCGAGGGGGTGCGTGAACAGCTGGCGGACAGCGCACGGGCGCTGTGTGCCTCGGTCGCGTACCGGTCTGCGGGCACGGTCGAGTACGTCTACGACACCACGCGCGGCGAAGCGTACTTCCTGGAGGTGAACACCCGCCTGCAGGTGGAACACCCGGTCACCGAGGAGACGTACGGAGTCGACCTGGTCGAATGGATGCTGCGGCTGGCGCGCGGTGAGGACCTCGCCCTCGACCCCGGTACGCCTCGGGGCCACGCCGTGGAGGCGCGGATCTACGCCGAGGACCCGAACCGCGGCCACCGGCCGAGCGCCGGGTTGCTGACGAACGTCGCCTGGCCCGAGGACGTCCGGGTGGACGCCTGGGTGGAGAGCGGTACGGAGGTCACCACCGCGTACGATCCCATGCTGGCCAAGGTCATCGCTCACGGAGAGAACCGCGGACAGGCGCTGGACCGGCTGGCCCGGGCCCTGGACGCCACCCGGATCGACGGCATCGAGACCAACCTGGGGATGCTGCGGGCCGCGGTCGCGGCACCGGACCTGCGGGAAGCGTGCCACACCACCGGGTCCCTGGACGCGCTGACCGACCCGACGCCGCGCATCGAGGTGGTCCGTCCCGGAACGCTGACCACGGTGCAGGACTGGCCCGGACGCACCGGGCTGTGGCACGTCGGCGTGCCGCCGTGCGGTCCGATGGACGACCTGTCCTTCCGGCTCGGCAACGAGGCGCTGGGCAACGACGAAGGCGCCCCGGGCCTGGAGTGCACCCTGCACGGCCCCGCGCTGCGCTTCACGCACCCCACAACGGTCTGCGTGACCGGCGCCCCGGCCGCCGTCACCGTGGACGCCCGGCCGGTGCCGCAGTGGGAACCGGTCACCATTGCGGCGGGCGGCGTGCTGGAGGTGTCGGCGCCTCAGGGACCGGGTCTGCGCACGTACGTGCTGTTCGCGGGCGGCGGTCTGGACATCCCGGGCTTCCTGGGCAGCGCCGCGACCTTCACGCTGGGCCGGTTCGGCGGTCATGGCGGCCGGGCGTTGCGCGCCGGCGACGTGCTCCACGGCGGAACCGTCACCGGCGGTGTACCCGTACCGGTCGAGCGGCGCCCGGTCCTCGGCCACGAATGGCTGGTCGCAGCGGTTGAAGGGCCGCACGCGGCGCCGGAGTTCTTCACCGAGGACGACGTGCGCGACTTCTACGCCGCCCAGTGGAAGGTGCACTTCAATTCGGCGCGCACCGGGGTGCGGCTGGTCGGTCCGAAACCCCGGTGGGCGCGGCAGGACGGTGGCGAGGCAGGTCTGCACCCGTCGAACATCCACGACACCCCGTATGCCGTCGGTGCGGTGGACTACACCGGGGACATGCCGGTGCTCCTCGGCCCGGACGGACCGTCGCTGGGCGGCTTCGTGTGCCCGGTGACCGTCGTCACCGGGCAGCGCTGGAAGCTGGGCCAGTTGCGACCGGGCGACACCGTCCGGTTCGTGCCGGTGACCGAGGACGCCGCGGCCGTCCTGCGGCACAAGCCGGCAAGCCGGCCGTCGGCGTCCCGCCCGGTGCTGTGCGACGGCGGGGTGCTTGCCCGGCTGCCGGAGGACGACACCCGGCCCTCCGTCACCTACCGGCGCAGCGGTGATGACAACCTGCTCGTCGAATACGGGCCGATGCAACTCGACCTGGCGCTGCGGATGCGGGTGCACGCCCTGGCGGAACGACTGGCGGCCGAGCACCTCGACGGTGTCGTGGACCTCACCCCCGGGATCCGGTCGTTGCAGGTACACGTCGATCCGGACGTGCTCCCGACGGCCAAGCTGCTCGGTCTCGTCCAGGAGGCGGAGCAGGAACTCCCGCCCACCGGGGAGCTGGTCGTTCCGAGCCGCACCGTCCACCTGCCGCTGTCCTGGGACGACCCGGCGACCCGCGAAGCCATCGCCCGGTACATGGCAGGGGTGCGGGACGACGCACCCTGGTGCCCGTGGAACATCGAGTTCATTCGCCGGATCAACGGTCTGGACTCGGTGGACGATGTGCACCGGACCGTTTTCGACGCCGAGTACCTGGTGCTGGGGCTCGGGGACGTCTACCTCGGCGCCCCGGTCGCCACCCCGCTCGACCCCCGGCACCGGCTGGTGACCACGAAGTACAACCCGGCCCGGACCTGGACCGCCGAGAACTCGGTCGGCATCGGTGGTGCCTACCTGTGCATCTACGGCATGGAGGGGCCCGGCGGCTACCAGTTCGTGGGCCGCACCGTGCAGGTCTGGTCGAGTTGGCGGCCGTCCCCGCGGCCGTGGCTGCTGCGTTTCTTCGACCGGATCAAGTGGCACCCCGTCAGCGCCGAGGAACTGCTGGAGATGCGGGCCGACATGGCCGCCGGGCGGCTTGAGCTCCGGATGGAGGAAGGCGAGTTCGCCCTCGCTGAGCACCAGCGGTTCCTCGCGGACAACGCGGACTCCATTGCCGAGTTCGGCCGGCGGCAAGCCGCGGCGTTCGCGAACGAGCGGGCCGCCTGGGAGGCCGCGGGTGAGTTCGCGCGCGCCGAACAGGCGGCCGCGCCGGCGACGGCGGTGGCCGAGGTCACCGTTCCGGACGGTGGCAGCGCCGTCGAGGCGGAGTTCCCGGCGAGCGTCTGGCAGGTCGCGGTGCGCCCCGGCGAACGGGTACGGGCCGGCCAGAAGCTGATGGCCCTGGAAGCCATGAAGATGGAGTCAGCGGTCAGCGCCCCCACCGACGGCGTCGTCGCCGAGGTACTGGTGCGGCCCGGTGACCAGGTCGAGGCGGGAACCGTTCTGGTCACGCTGTCCCCGGCCGGGAGACGGTGACACCTCGCTTGCCGGTGCGCTCGGACGAGACGGACCGCCGCGCCGCGGACACGGACACCACCGACATGGGAGAGAAAGCATGACCGCGCAGCAGCAGACCACCGCGGTGGCGCGCGTCCGCGCCGCCTACGCGCGCATCGCCGAGACGGACCGCCCCGAGATCTGGATCACCCTGCGGCCACAGGACCAGGCCGAAGCGGAGGCCCGTCAGGTCGACGCCCGTGCCGCCGCGGGACAACCGCTGCCGCTGGCCGGAACGGTCTTCGCGGTGAAGGGCAACATCGACGTCGCGGGCCTGCCCACCACCGCCGGATGCCCCTCATACGCGTACGAGCCGAAGGCCGACGCCCCCGCCGTGGCCCGACTGCGCGCGGCCGGCGCGGTCGTGCTGGGCAGCACCAACCTCGACCAGTTCGCGACGGGCCTGGTCGGCACCCGCAGTCCGTACGGAGCCGTGCGCAGCGTCTACGACCGAGACCGCGTCAGCGGCGGCTCAAGCAGCGGTTCGGCCGTTGCCGTGGCGCTCGGCGTCGCCGATTTCGCGCTGGGCACCGACACGGCGGGCTCGGGCCGGATACCCGCGGCATTCAACGGCATCGTGGGCATCAAGCCGACCCGGGGGCTGATCCCGACCACGGGAGTGGTCCCGGCCTGCGCCAGCGTGGACTGCGTGACCGTGTTCGCCCCCACCGTCCCGCAGGCCGAGCGGGTGTTCGGCATCATGGCGGCCGGCTCGCGGCACCCGGATCCGGCCGACGGCCGGGTACAGGCCGGGGCCAGAGCCCGCCGACCGGGGCCGTGGCGGGTGGCCGTGCCGACGACCGGTCAACTCGGCGAGATGGACCCGGGCTGGGCCGAGGCCTTCGAGGCCGCCGTCGACCGCCTCACGCGGGCGGGCGCGGACCTGCGCACCATCGACCTGACACCGTTCTCCCAGGCCGCGGAGCTGCTGTACGAAGGGGCGTTCGTGGCCGAGCGGTACACCGCTGTCGGCGCCTTCATCGAGGAACACGCAGGCTCCGCGGATCTCGATCCCACAGTCGCCCGGATCATCACAGCAGCACGGGACATTCCGGCCCACCGCCTCTTCGCCGACCAGGACAGACTGGCCGCCCTGCGGGCACACGCCATGGCCCAGCTCGCGGACGCTGACGCACTGCTGCTCCCCACCGCCCCGGGCCACCCCGCCCTCGCCGAGGTCGCCGCCGACCCGATCGGAGCCAACACCCGGCTGGGCCGGTTCACCAACTCCACGAACCTGCTCGGCATGTGCGCGATCGCCGTCCCCGCCGGCCACGTCGGCGGACTGCCGTTCGGCGTGATGCTGATCGCCCCGGCGTTCACCGACGACCGGGCCGCGTCGATCGCCCGTTTGCTGACACCCACCGTCCAGCTGGCCGTGGCCGGCGCCCACCTGTCCGGCCAGCCGCTCAACTACCAGCTACGCGCCCTGGGAGCCCGTCTGACGGCGACCACGG encodes:
- a CDS encoding urea amidolyase associated protein UAAP2, which translates into the protein MTTTVVPARAPWSAIVAKGRHLTITDLRGNQAVDFLVYDAHDTSVRYSAPDTIHAQGNIFLTSGSVLLSCEHTPLMTVVEDTCGRHDTVGGACSKESNTLRYGHHTWSQHACVDNFLAEGAKYGLGKRDLVSNVNWYMNVPVEADGTLGIVDGISAPGLKVVLRAETDVLVLVSNCPQINNPCNGFDPTPVEVTIS
- the uca gene encoding urea carboxylase, which encodes MTPGTFDTLLVANRGEIAARILRTARRLGLRTVAVYSDPDRAAPHVRLADEAVRLGPAPAKASYLNVAAVLRAARSTGAGAVHPGYGFLSEDAGFARRCEAAGLVFVGPTPRHLDLFGTKHTARAAAEAAGVPLLPGTGLLDDLPAALEAADRLGYPVMLKATGGGGGIGMRACHSPVELTDAWEQVHRVASASFSTAGVFLERLVERARHVEVQVFGDGHGRVVTLGDRDCTLQRRNQKVLEEAPAPGLPEGVREQLADSARALCASVAYRSAGTVEYVYDTTRGEAYFLEVNTRLQVEHPVTEETYGVDLVEWMLRLARGEDLALDPGTPRGHAVEARIYAEDPNRGHRPSAGLLTNVAWPEDVRVDAWVESGTEVTTAYDPMLAKVIAHGENRGQALDRLARALDATRIDGIETNLGMLRAAVAAPDLREACHTTGSLDALTDPTPRIEVVRPGTLTTVQDWPGRTGLWHVGVPPCGPMDDLSFRLGNEALGNDEGAPGLECTLHGPALRFTHPTTVCVTGAPAAVTVDARPVPQWEPVTIAAGGVLEVSAPQGPGLRTYVLFAGGGLDIPGFLGSAATFTLGRFGGHGGRALRAGDVLHGGTVTGGVPVPVERRPVLGHEWLVAAVEGPHAAPEFFTEDDVRDFYAAQWKVHFNSARTGVRLVGPKPRWARQDGGEAGLHPSNIHDTPYAVGAVDYTGDMPVLLGPDGPSLGGFVCPVTVVTGQRWKLGQLRPGDTVRFVPVTEDAAAVLRHKPASRPSASRPVLCDGGVLARLPEDDTRPSVTYRRSGDDNLLVEYGPMQLDLALRMRVHALAERLAAEHLDGVVDLTPGIRSLQVHVDPDVLPTAKLLGLVQEAEQELPPTGELVVPSRTVHLPLSWDDPATREAIARYMAGVRDDAPWCPWNIEFIRRINGLDSVDDVHRTVFDAEYLVLGLGDVYLGAPVATPLDPRHRLVTTKYNPARTWTAENSVGIGGAYLCIYGMEGPGGYQFVGRTVQVWSSWRPSPRPWLLRFFDRIKWHPVSAEELLEMRADMAAGRLELRMEEGEFALAEHQRFLADNADSIAEFGRRQAAAFANERAAWEAAGEFARAEQAAAPATAVAEVTVPDGGSAVEAEFPASVWQVAVRPGERVRAGQKLMALEAMKMESAVSAPTDGVVAEVLVRPGDQVEAGTVLVTLSPAGRR
- the atzF gene encoding allophanate hydrolase — its product is MTAQQQTTAVARVRAAYARIAETDRPEIWITLRPQDQAEAEARQVDARAAAGQPLPLAGTVFAVKGNIDVAGLPTTAGCPSYAYEPKADAPAVARLRAAGAVVLGSTNLDQFATGLVGTRSPYGAVRSVYDRDRVSGGSSSGSAVAVALGVADFALGTDTAGSGRIPAAFNGIVGIKPTRGLIPTTGVVPACASVDCVTVFAPTVPQAERVFGIMAAGSRHPDPADGRVQAGARARRPGPWRVAVPTTGQLGEMDPGWAEAFEAAVDRLTRAGADLRTIDLTPFSQAAELLYEGAFVAERYTAVGAFIEEHAGSADLDPTVARIITAARDIPAHRLFADQDRLAALRAHAMAQLADADALLLPTAPGHPALAEVAADPIGANTRLGRFTNSTNLLGMCAIAVPAGHVGGLPFGVMLIAPAFTDDRAASIARLLTPTVQLAVAGAHLSGQPLNYQLRALGARLTATTATAPAYRLYALDTAPRKPGLVRVPEDGAPIEVEVWELPVEGLGALVASLPAPMAIGGIDLADGSRLPGFLCEPVAVNAAVDITSYRGWRAYLQDGRGGAQPMTD